The following are from one region of the Achromobacter xylosoxidans genome:
- a CDS encoding DUF1328 domain-containing protein, with translation MLHYAVVFFVIAIIAAVLGFGGIAAGAAGIAKILFFVFLVLALLSILGGAFRKK, from the coding sequence ATGTTGCATTACGCCGTAGTTTTCTTCGTCATCGCCATCATCGCGGCTGTCCTGGGCTTCGGCGGCATCGCCGCCGGCGCTGCCGGTATCGCCAAGATCCTGTTCTTCGTCTTTCTGGTACTGGCGCTGCTGTCCATCCTCGGCGGCGCATTCCGCAAGAAATAG
- a CDS encoding cupredoxin domain-containing protein, with the protein MRSLLRVAAALLIGLAGLAGAASAQADELPTFTLTFKPNGTFEPATLEVPAGRFKIELINESNEPVEFESIPLRKEKVLGPGVKSFVVITISRPGEYPFFDDFHQSVKGTLVVKPKE; encoded by the coding sequence GTGCGCAGCCTGCTACGCGTTGCCGCCGCATTGCTGATCGGCCTGGCGGGCCTGGCCGGGGCGGCATCCGCGCAGGCTGACGAACTGCCCACGTTCACGCTGACCTTCAAGCCGAACGGGACGTTCGAACCGGCCACGCTGGAAGTGCCGGCGGGCCGGTTCAAGATCGAGCTCATCAACGAGAGCAACGAGCCGGTGGAATTCGAAAGCATTCCGCTGCGCAAGGAAAAAGTCCTGGGGCCGGGCGTGAAGTCTTTCGTGGTGATCACTATTTCCCGCCCCGGCGAATATCCCTTTTTCGACGATTTTCACCAGAGCGTGAAAGGCACCTTGGTCGTCAAGCCCAAGGAATAA
- a CDS encoding 4Fe-4S binding protein, whose protein sequence is MAAALGRATSRIADFLRDHAPLLRKLQWGIVAIYAFLLIVPAILPLPDNAASVFNNLTIVAQFAFWGVWWPFVLISMPILGRAWCGWLCPEGMLTEWASERGQGHAIPKWMRWGGWPFVAFALTTVYGQLVSVYQYPLAVLAVLGGSTVAAMIVGWRYGRSKRVWCKYLCPVNGVFNLLAKLAPWHFKVDEEKWRHPVIRIEPINCAPLVPLRHMKGAGDCHVCGRCSGYRGAIELTPRSPEEEIVHVTHGDPWQTALLCFGLMGIAIGAFLWSASPWYVTAKQWAATWLVEHDIMWPLLDNAPWFILTHYPEVNDSFSWLDGAGILMFVVGATICVGGASFLSLWIADRLAPAAPVEGEPATRWGRPGLHKLAQALIPSAGIGVFLGLSATTVNLLKHEGMQAAWAAPVRFTLLSLAVLWTLRLFARLLKPRQASGWRKGLAWLVLAAGLAPFCLAWVLFFAVW, encoded by the coding sequence ATGGCAGCTGCACTCGGGAGGGCGACCTCCCGTATCGCCGACTTCCTCCGTGACCATGCCCCGCTGTTGCGCAAGCTGCAGTGGGGCATTGTTGCGATATACGCGTTCCTTTTGATCGTGCCCGCGATCCTGCCTTTGCCGGACAATGCGGCCTCGGTGTTCAACAATCTGACCATCGTCGCGCAGTTCGCGTTCTGGGGCGTGTGGTGGCCGTTCGTGCTCATCTCCATGCCCATTCTGGGCCGGGCCTGGTGCGGCTGGCTATGCCCCGAGGGCATGCTGACCGAATGGGCCAGCGAACGCGGCCAGGGCCACGCCATCCCGAAATGGATGCGCTGGGGCGGCTGGCCTTTCGTCGCGTTCGCGCTGACCACCGTTTACGGCCAACTGGTCAGCGTCTATCAGTATCCGCTCGCGGTACTGGCGGTGCTGGGCGGGTCCACGGTCGCGGCCATGATCGTCGGCTGGCGCTACGGCCGCAGCAAGCGCGTGTGGTGCAAGTATCTGTGCCCGGTCAACGGCGTCTTCAACCTGCTGGCCAAGCTGGCTCCCTGGCATTTCAAGGTCGACGAAGAGAAGTGGCGCCATCCGGTCATCCGCATCGAGCCCATCAACTGTGCGCCGCTGGTACCGCTGCGCCACATGAAGGGCGCGGGCGACTGCCATGTCTGCGGACGCTGCAGCGGCTATCGCGGCGCGATCGAGTTGACGCCGCGTTCGCCTGAAGAAGAAATCGTGCATGTCACCCATGGCGATCCGTGGCAGACCGCGCTGCTGTGCTTCGGCCTGATGGGCATCGCGATCGGCGCCTTCCTCTGGAGCGCCAGCCCCTGGTACGTGACCGCCAAGCAGTGGGCCGCGACCTGGCTGGTCGAACACGACATCATGTGGCCGCTGCTGGACAACGCGCCCTGGTTCATCCTGACGCATTACCCGGAAGTGAACGACAGCTTCTCGTGGCTGGATGGCGCCGGCATCCTGATGTTCGTCGTCGGCGCCACGATCTGTGTCGGCGGCGCTTCCTTCCTGTCGTTGTGGATCGCCGACCGCCTGGCGCCCGCCGCGCCGGTGGAAGGCGAACCCGCGACGCGCTGGGGTCGTCCTGGCCTGCATAAGCTGGCGCAGGCCTTGATTCCTTCCGCCGGCATTGGCGTGTTCCTGGGCCTGTCGGCCACTACCGTCAACCTGCTCAAGCACGAAGGGATGCAGGCCGCCTGGGCCGCGCCCGTGCGCTTCACGCTGCTGAGCCTGGCGGTGCTGTGGACGCTGCGCCTGTTTGCGCGCCTGCTCAAGCCGCGCCAAGCCAGCGGCTGGCGCAAGGGGCTGGCCTGGCTGGTGCTGGCGGCCGGCCTGGCGCCGTTCTGCCTGGCCTGGGTATTGTTCTTCGCGGTCTGGTAG
- a CDS encoding PhzF family phenazine biosynthesis protein: protein MASYAFRLLNVFASSTFSGNQLCVFEDARGMDDATMLNLAAQFNLSETTFILPSDKAAARVRIFTPGFEMKFAGHPTIGTSQVVRDLRQTGDALTLEFAAGVVPVTARGDAWTFTAPCPDGVRTAAPALERGEIASLLGLDASDLLDDPIWLDTGADQLLVPLASVDAVRRVAPDASRLDRWQANSLGRKVMYAYAFDDERQQDGRQVVVARYFYAKAGGGVNEDAGTGSACANLGGWLLHQKRPLPASILVEQGDQMGRPCRLLLDVQADGRIQVGGRALEIGRGVVNI from the coding sequence ATGGCCTCCTACGCTTTCCGCCTGCTCAACGTTTTCGCTTCCTCCACCTTCAGCGGCAACCAGCTCTGCGTGTTCGAAGACGCGCGCGGCATGGACGACGCCACCATGCTGAATCTGGCGGCGCAATTCAATCTGTCCGAAACGACTTTCATCCTGCCGTCCGACAAGGCGGCAGCGCGCGTGCGCATCTTTACGCCGGGCTTCGAGATGAAGTTCGCGGGCCACCCCACCATAGGCACCTCGCAGGTCGTGCGTGACTTGCGGCAGACGGGCGATGCGTTGACGCTGGAGTTCGCTGCCGGCGTGGTGCCGGTGACGGCGCGCGGCGATGCCTGGACCTTTACCGCGCCGTGCCCGGATGGCGTGCGCACCGCCGCGCCCGCGCTGGAACGAGGCGAAATTGCCAGTCTGCTGGGCCTGGATGCAAGCGATCTGCTGGACGATCCGATCTGGCTGGACACCGGCGCCGATCAGCTGCTGGTGCCGCTGGCCAGCGTCGACGCGGTGCGCCGTGTTGCGCCCGATGCCTCGCGGCTGGACCGCTGGCAGGCCAACAGCCTGGGCCGCAAGGTCATGTATGCCTACGCTTTCGACGACGAGCGGCAGCAGGATGGCCGCCAGGTGGTGGTGGCGCGCTATTTCTACGCCAAGGCGGGCGGCGGCGTGAACGAAGACGCCGGCACGGGTTCCGCCTGCGCCAATCTGGGCGGCTGGCTGCTGCATCAAAAGCGTCCCTTGCCCGCCAGCATCCTGGTGGAGCAGGGCGACCAGATGGGCAGGCCCTGCCGGCTGTTGCTGGACGTCCAGGCCGACGGCCGGATCCAGGTGGGCGGACGGGCGCTGGAGATAGGCCGGGGCGTGGTGAACATCTGA
- a CDS encoding BON domain-containing protein, translating into MEFRKLIAAAALGTGAVFTSMAFAADDGKPKQSVGEYASDATVTTKVKAAIVADKQLSALDIAVETNAGVTKLTGTVGTAAEADHAATVARGVEGVKQVMNNIKVDPAKNKK; encoded by the coding sequence ATGGAATTCCGCAAGCTGATCGCCGCCGCTGCACTGGGCACGGGCGCCGTCTTCACTTCCATGGCTTTTGCCGCCGACGACGGCAAGCCGAAACAGTCCGTGGGTGAGTACGCGTCCGACGCCACCGTGACCACCAAGGTCAAGGCCGCCATCGTGGCCGACAAGCAGCTGAGCGCGCTGGACATCGCCGTGGAGACCAATGCGGGCGTCACCAAGCTGACGGGTACCGTCGGCACCGCAGCCGAAGCCGATCATGCCGCCACCGTGGCGCGCGGCGTCGAAGGCGTCAAGCAGGTCATGAACAACATCAAGGTCGACCCGGCCAAGAACAAGAAGTAA
- a CDS encoding linear amide C-N hydrolase, protein MRLNKAFSRLACAALAGLTAVSASPAAWACTRVVFHGANQQVVTARSMDWKNDITSNLWVLPRGMARSGEAGPNSLRWTSRYGSVVTSGYDVSTTDGVNEAGLSANLLWLAESQYPQFDAKGKPGLTIAAWAQYVLDNYATVKEAVAALEQEPYTIVSDNVPGEDRLTTLHLSISDASGDSAIVEYIGGRQVIHHSRDYQVMTNSPQFEQQLALDAYWQQIGGTTMLPGTNRAADRFVRASFYINAIPKDPDPNKALASVFSVIRNVSVPYGISTPGQPNISSTRWRTVFDHQRKLYFFESALTPNTFWVDLKALDFSPESGKVLKLDLGPDQRHTFAGDATRDFQPSAPFKFLGL, encoded by the coding sequence ATGAGACTGAACAAGGCGTTTTCCCGCTTGGCCTGCGCGGCATTGGCCGGCTTGACGGCCGTGTCCGCGTCGCCCGCCGCTTGGGCTTGCACGCGCGTGGTTTTCCATGGCGCCAACCAGCAGGTCGTTACCGCGCGCTCCATGGACTGGAAGAACGACATCACCAGCAACCTGTGGGTATTGCCGCGCGGCATGGCGCGCAGCGGCGAGGCCGGCCCGAACTCCCTGCGCTGGACTTCGCGCTACGGCAGCGTGGTCACGTCCGGGTATGACGTCTCCACCACCGACGGTGTGAACGAAGCGGGCCTGAGCGCCAATCTGCTGTGGTTGGCCGAATCGCAGTACCCGCAATTCGACGCGAAGGGCAAGCCCGGCCTGACCATCGCGGCGTGGGCGCAGTACGTGCTGGACAACTACGCCACCGTCAAGGAAGCCGTGGCCGCGCTGGAGCAGGAACCCTACACCATCGTCTCGGACAACGTGCCCGGCGAGGACCGCCTGACGACGCTGCACCTGTCGATCTCGGACGCCAGCGGCGACAGCGCCATCGTCGAATACATCGGCGGACGCCAGGTGATCCACCACAGCCGCGATTACCAGGTGATGACCAACTCGCCTCAGTTCGAACAGCAGCTCGCGCTCGATGCCTATTGGCAGCAGATCGGCGGCACTACCATGTTGCCGGGCACCAACCGCGCGGCCGATCGTTTCGTGCGGGCATCGTTCTACATCAACGCCATCCCCAAGGATCCCGATCCCAACAAGGCGCTGGCCAGCGTCTTCAGCGTGATACGCAACGTCTCCGTACCCTACGGCATCAGTACGCCCGGACAGCCCAATATCTCGTCCACCCGCTGGCGCACCGTTTTCGACCACCAGCGCAAACTGTATTTTTTTGAGTCGGCCCTGACGCCCAACACGTTCTGGGTGGATCTGAAGGCCCTCGATTTCAGCCCGGAAAGCGGCAAGGTGCTGAAGCTGGACCTGGGGCCGGATCAGCGCCACACGTTTGCGGGCGACGCCACGCGCGACTTCCAGCCCTCGGCGCCGTTCAAGTTTCTCGGGCTCTGA
- a CDS encoding CsbD family protein, translated as MNNDIIAGKWKQLTGKAKAAWGELTDDELTRTEGNAERLAGLIQERYGKTKEQAEKEVRDFFDRNP; from the coding sequence ATGAACAACGACATCATCGCTGGCAAATGGAAGCAACTGACGGGCAAGGCCAAGGCCGCCTGGGGTGAGCTCACCGATGACGAGCTGACCCGCACCGAAGGCAACGCCGAACGTCTGGCGGGCCTGATTCAGGAGCGTTACGGCAAGACCAAGGAGCAGGCCGAAAAAGAAGTCCGTGACTTCTTCGACCGCAATCCTTGA
- the phbB gene encoding acetoacetyl-CoA reductase, translated as MSGKLAYVTGGMGGIGTSICQRLAKDGFRVVAGCGPSRNYQQWLDEQAAQGYTFYASVGNVSDWDSTVEAFERVTKELGPVDVLVNNAGITRDGLFRKMSADDWRAVIDTNLNSLFNVTKQVIDGMVERQWGRIINISSVNGQKGQFGQTNYSTAKAGIHGFTMALAQEVASKGVTVNTISPGYIGTDMVRAIRPDVLEKIVATIPVRRLGTPEEIASMTSWLASDESGFSTGADFSLNGGLHMG; from the coding sequence ATGAGCGGAAAACTGGCTTACGTAACAGGCGGGATGGGCGGTATCGGCACCTCTATTTGCCAGCGCTTGGCCAAGGATGGCTTTCGCGTGGTGGCAGGTTGCGGCCCCAGCCGCAACTACCAGCAATGGCTGGATGAGCAGGCAGCGCAGGGCTACACGTTCTACGCATCCGTGGGCAACGTGTCCGATTGGGACTCCACGGTGGAAGCCTTCGAACGGGTCACGAAGGAGCTGGGCCCGGTCGACGTGCTGGTCAACAACGCGGGCATTACCCGCGATGGTCTGTTCCGCAAGATGAGCGCGGACGATTGGCGCGCGGTCATCGACACCAACCTGAACAGCTTGTTCAATGTGACCAAACAGGTGATCGACGGCATGGTCGAACGCCAGTGGGGGCGCATCATCAACATCAGCTCGGTGAACGGGCAGAAAGGCCAGTTCGGCCAGACGAACTATTCGACCGCCAAGGCCGGCATCCATGGCTTCACCATGGCGCTGGCCCAGGAAGTCGCCAGCAAGGGCGTCACCGTCAACACGATCTCGCCCGGCTACATCGGCACCGACATGGTTCGCGCCATCCGCCCCGACGTGCTGGAAAAGATCGTCGCCACCATTCCGGTGCGCCGCCTTGGCACGCCGGAAGAAATCGCGTCCATGACGTCGTGGCTGGCCTCGGACGAGTCCGGTTTTTCGACGGGCGCGGACTTCTCGCTCAATGGCGGCCTGCACATGGGCTGA
- the phaC gene encoding class I poly(R)-hydroxyalkanoic acid synthase, with protein sequence MNANLSAGPIPVSVAPEVLADIQAEFSREWQRLCDDARRGALAPPPDRRFSGDAWASNHSHLLLAHTYLLSARAMSRMVDAAQVSEPMRDRLRFSIMQWVDALSPSNFLALNPDAQQSIVESAGRALNEGLANLLGDVKKGRITQTDESQFEIGRNVAVTPGEVVFENRLFQLIQYAPSTATVHERPLVIVPPNINKFYILDLQPENSFVRHAVDQGFTVFLISWRNPVSSDTDGVDRATWSDYLDDAVLQALRVASDITKQPQVNALGFCVGGTMLASALALAEARGEHPVASLTLLTSLLDFHDTGILNVFVDEAHALLRDHQLGQGGLMPGRDLATTFSFLRPNELVWNYVVGNYLKGQKPPAFDLLFWNGDSTNLPGPFFSWYFRNTYLENNLKVPGRAHAAGLPLDLTRLEMPAYIFGSREDHIVPWVSAYASTQVLRGPQRFVLGASGHIAGVVNPPAKKRRSYWAADKLEQSGHHLPGDPNTWFAQAVETPGSWWPDWAGWLSGHSGKQVKAREKLGNAKYRPIEPAPGRYVKVRAA encoded by the coding sequence GTGAATGCCAATCTCTCCGCAGGGCCCATTCCGGTGAGCGTGGCACCGGAAGTCCTGGCCGACATTCAGGCCGAATTCTCCCGCGAGTGGCAGCGCCTTTGCGATGACGCCCGCCGTGGCGCGCTTGCGCCGCCGCCAGACCGCCGTTTTTCGGGCGATGCCTGGGCCTCCAATCATTCGCATCTGTTGCTGGCGCATACCTATCTGCTGTCGGCCCGCGCCATGTCGCGCATGGTCGACGCGGCCCAAGTCAGCGAGCCCATGCGCGACCGCCTGCGTTTTTCGATCATGCAATGGGTCGACGCGCTGTCGCCGTCGAACTTCCTGGCGCTGAACCCGGATGCCCAGCAATCCATCGTCGAAAGCGCCGGCCGCGCGCTCAACGAAGGGCTGGCCAATCTGCTGGGCGACGTCAAGAAAGGCCGCATCACGCAGACCGACGAATCGCAGTTCGAGATCGGCCGCAACGTCGCCGTGACGCCGGGCGAAGTGGTGTTCGAAAACCGGTTGTTCCAGCTCATCCAGTACGCGCCGTCGACCGCCACCGTGCACGAACGGCCGCTGGTCATCGTGCCGCCGAACATCAACAAGTTCTACATCCTGGACCTGCAGCCCGAAAATTCCTTCGTGCGGCACGCGGTGGACCAGGGCTTTACGGTGTTCCTGATTTCCTGGCGCAATCCGGTGTCCAGCGACACCGATGGCGTGGACCGCGCGACTTGGTCCGATTATCTGGACGACGCTGTGTTGCAGGCGCTGCGCGTTGCCAGCGACATCACCAAACAGCCGCAGGTCAATGCGCTGGGCTTCTGCGTGGGCGGCACGATGCTGGCTTCCGCGCTGGCCCTGGCCGAGGCGCGCGGCGAGCATCCGGTCGCATCGCTGACGCTGCTGACCTCGCTGCTGGATTTCCACGATACCGGCATCCTGAACGTCTTCGTCGACGAGGCCCACGCGCTGCTGCGCGACCACCAATTGGGGCAGGGCGGGCTGATGCCCGGGCGCGATCTCGCCACCACGTTCTCGTTCCTGCGGCCCAACGAGCTGGTCTGGAATTATGTGGTCGGCAACTATCTGAAAGGCCAGAAGCCGCCCGCGTTCGACCTGTTGTTCTGGAATGGCGACAGCACCAATTTGCCTGGCCCGTTCTTCTCCTGGTACTTCCGCAATACCTACCTGGAGAACAACCTCAAGGTACCGGGCCGCGCGCATGCCGCGGGCCTGCCGCTGGACCTGACGCGCCTGGAAATGCCAGCGTACATCTTCGGGTCACGCGAGGACCATATCGTGCCCTGGGTCTCGGCGTATGCGTCGACCCAGGTGCTGCGCGGACCGCAGCGCTTCGTGCTGGGGGCATCCGGCCACATCGCTGGCGTGGTCAACCCTCCGGCGAAGAAGCGCCGCAGCTATTGGGCGGCTGACAAGCTTGAACAGTCAGGCCATCATCTGCCTGGCGATCCGAACACATGGTTCGCGCAGGCCGTCGAGACGCCGGGCAGCTGGTGGCCCGATTGGGCCGGCTGGTTGTCGGGCCACTCGGGCAAGCAGGTCAAGGCGCGCGAAAAATTGGGCAATGCCAAGTACCGGCCGATAGAGCCGGCGCCTGGCAGGTATGTGAAAGTCCGGGCAGCCTGA
- a CDS encoding iron transporter, producing the protein MIKKALALAIVALSVSAANAAEYPIGKPVEKGGMEIGAVYLQPIEMDPPGMMRPAKDSDVHLEADIHATAGNKTGFPEGEWVPYLVVKYEIQKVGSQNVQKGTFMPMVANDGPHYGENIKLEGPGKYKLKYTILPPTEDKMSHFGRHIDKETGVGPWFEPFDLEYEFVYAGTGKKGGY; encoded by the coding sequence ATGATCAAGAAAGCCTTGGCCCTGGCCATCGTCGCCCTGAGCGTTTCCGCCGCGAACGCGGCCGAATACCCCATCGGCAAGCCGGTGGAAAAGGGCGGCATGGAAATCGGCGCGGTATACCTGCAGCCGATCGAAATGGACCCCCCCGGGATGATGCGTCCGGCCAAGGATTCGGATGTGCACCTTGAGGCCGACATTCACGCCACCGCCGGCAACAAGACGGGCTTCCCTGAAGGCGAGTGGGTGCCCTACCTGGTCGTGAAGTACGAAATCCAGAAGGTCGGCAGCCAGAACGTGCAGAAGGGCACCTTCATGCCCATGGTCGCCAACGACGGTCCGCACTACGGCGAGAACATCAAGCTGGAAGGACCGGGCAAGTACAAGCTGAAGTACACCATCCTGCCGCCGACCGAGGACAAGATGAGCCACTTCGGCCGCCACATCGACAAGGAAACCGGCGTGGGCCCGTGGTTCGAGCCCTTCGATCTGGAATATGAATTCGTCTACGCCGGCACCGGCAAGAAGGGCGGCTACTGA
- the phaR gene encoding polyhydroxyalkanoate synthesis repressor PhaR — translation MTQAQTGASLRLIKKYPNRRLYDTRTSTYITLADVKQLVLANEEFQVVDAKSSEDLTRSILLQIILEEESGGMPMFSSNMLSQIIRFYGHAMQGIMGSYLEKNIQAFMEIQQRMAEQSKGLYGSQFGPEAWTQFMNVQTPMLQNMMNNYIDQSKNLFVQMQDQMQDQTRAMFSTFPFTPGGTQGPGRK, via the coding sequence ATGACGCAAGCACAAACCGGCGCCAGCCTGCGCCTGATTAAAAAGTACCCCAACCGTCGCCTGTACGACACCCGGACCAGCACCTACATCACCCTGGCAGATGTCAAGCAACTGGTCCTGGCAAACGAAGAATTCCAGGTGGTCGATGCCAAGAGCAGCGAAGACCTGACGCGCAGCATCCTGCTGCAGATCATCCTTGAAGAGGAAAGCGGCGGCATGCCCATGTTCTCGTCGAACATGCTGTCGCAGATCATCCGTTTCTACGGCCATGCCATGCAGGGCATCATGGGTTCCTACCTGGAAAAGAACATCCAGGCCTTCATGGAAATCCAGCAACGCATGGCGGAACAGTCCAAGGGCCTGTACGGCAGCCAGTTCGGCCCCGAGGCCTGGACCCAGTTCATGAACGTGCAGACGCCCATGCTGCAGAACATGATGAACAACTACATCGACCAGAGCAAGAATCTGTTCGTGCAGATGCAGGACCAGATGCAGGATCAGACCCGCGCCATGTTCTCGACCTTCCCGTTCACGCCCGGCGGCACGCAAGGTCCCGGACGCAAGTAA
- a CDS encoding FTR1 family protein, translated as MEQVLFIVWRESVEAMLVVGILYTWLRSTPEGKRGLNYLWGGVAAGLALAVALALVLLGVSTWLSDEGQEWFQAIMSLAACALVVQMVVWMKKHGRTLKGELEGGARASVANDNWWGLFVLVAIAVAREGSETVVFLYGTVSAGEGGSDMLMLALAGVAGFAVALLTFWLLQLGGKLITWRRFFRVTEILLLLLAGSLLVGGLDHLISLDVLPTIVDPVWDSSWLLSDSTGVGKILADFAGYRALPALSSVLLWAAYWIIVWALLRWVGGKPAGAAAAARSAS; from the coding sequence ATGGAACAGGTCCTCTTTATCGTCTGGCGTGAAAGCGTCGAAGCCATGCTGGTGGTGGGCATTCTCTACACCTGGCTGCGCTCCACGCCCGAGGGCAAGCGCGGCCTGAACTACCTGTGGGGTGGCGTCGCGGCAGGCTTGGCGCTGGCCGTGGCCCTGGCGCTGGTGCTGCTGGGCGTGTCCACCTGGCTCAGCGACGAAGGCCAGGAATGGTTCCAGGCCATCATGTCGCTGGCCGCATGCGCACTGGTGGTGCAGATGGTCGTGTGGATGAAGAAGCACGGCCGCACGCTAAAGGGCGAACTCGAAGGCGGGGCGCGCGCTTCCGTCGCCAACGACAACTGGTGGGGCCTGTTCGTGCTGGTGGCCATTGCCGTGGCGCGCGAAGGCAGCGAAACCGTGGTGTTCCTGTACGGCACCGTGTCGGCGGGCGAGGGCGGCAGCGACATGCTGATGCTGGCGCTGGCCGGCGTGGCTGGTTTCGCGGTGGCGCTGCTGACGTTCTGGCTGCTGCAGCTGGGCGGCAAGCTCATCACCTGGCGCCGCTTCTTCCGCGTGACCGAAATCCTGTTGCTGCTGCTGGCCGGTTCGCTGCTGGTGGGCGGCCTGGATCACCTGATTTCGCTGGACGTACTCCCGACCATCGTGGATCCGGTCTGGGACAGCTCCTGGCTCCTGAGCGACAGCACCGGCGTGGGCAAGATCCTGGCCGACTTTGCCGGCTACCGCGCGCTGCCTGCGCTGAGCTCGGTGCTGTTGTGGGCGGCCTACTGGATCATTGTGTGGGCGCTGCTGCGCTGGGTGGGGGGCAAGCCGGCAGGCGCTGCCGCCGCCGCCCGCAGCGCTTCCTGA